The Benincasa hispida cultivar B227 chromosome 9, ASM972705v1, whole genome shotgun sequence genome has a segment encoding these proteins:
- the LOC120087179 gene encoding protein WHAT'S THIS FACTOR 1 homolog, chloroplastic, which yields MGSKLLLYCPKPSLSISVPFILGHKSYCSVKSEFWGKNLEFRNRNDSLRKPHVPFQPIRAVVKRRKELKFDNVIQRDKKLKLVMRIRKILVQQPDRVMSLKELGKFRRDLGLEKKRRLIALLKKFPAVFEVVEEGAFSLKFKLTAEAERLYLEELKIRNEMEGLLVIKLRKLLMMSADKRILLEKIAHLRTDFGLPLEFRDTICHRYPQYFRVVATERGPALELTHWDPELAVSAAELAEEENRARELEEKNLIIDRPLKFNRVKLPKGLNLSKSEMRKISQFRDIPYISPYSDFSGIKAGTPQKEKHACGVVHEILSLTLEKRTLVDHLTHFREEFRFSQQLRGMLIRHPDMFYVSLKGDRDSVFLREAYRDSQLIDKDRLLIIKEKLRSLVAVPRFQGRGAPKSDMDGEDTDQPDDMSGEEWSDVDNVWDDDDDEFDDGDDGAFEDDWIDEDDTPPSFDGDRDGESINSGSRKQKQVNNLQKVGQSLLSPVLPDGRPRERW from the coding sequence ATGGGTTCCAAGTTACTGCTCTATTGCCCCAAACCTTCGCTATCCATATCCGTACCCTTCATTCTTGGGCACAAATCTTATTGTTCTGTGAAATCGGAATTTTGGGGTAAGAATTTGGAATTTCGAAACAGAAATGATAGTTTAAGAAAACCTCATGTTCCTTTTCAACCCATTAGAGCTGTTGTGAAACGGAGGAAAGAGCTTAAGTTTGATAATGTAATACAGAGGGATAAGAAACTGAAGTTGGTTATGCGAATTAGGAAGATTCTTGTTCAACAGCCTGATAGAGTTATGTCACTTAAGGAATTAGGTAAATTCAGGAGAGATTTGGGTCTGGAGAAAAAGAGGAGGCTAATTGCATTGTTGAAGAAATTCCCTGCAGTATTTGAGGTTGTGGAAGAAGGGGCGTTttcattaaaattcaaattaacggCCGAGGCCGAAAGGTTGTATTTGGAGGAGTTGAAGATCAGAAATGAGATGGAAGGTTTGTTGGTTATTAAGCTTAGGAAGCTATTGATGATGTCTGCTGATAAACGAATATTGTTGGAGAAGATTGCACATTTGAGGACTGATTTTGGTCTTCCTTTAGAGTTTCGCGACACGATTTGTCATCGTTATCCTCAGTACTTTAGAGTTGTGGCAACCGAGCGCGGTCCTGCCCTCGAATTGACACACTGGGATCCTGAACTTGCTGTTTCTGCAGCAGAGTTAGCAGAAGAGGAAAATCGAGCTAGAGAATTGGAAGAGAAGAATTTAATTATCGACCGACCCCTGAAGTTTAATCGAGTGAAGCTACCTAAGGGGCTTAATCTTTCAAAGAGTGAGATGAGGAAAATTAGTCAGTTTAGGGACATTCCGTATATTTCTCCTTATTCTGATTTCTCAGGGATTAAGGCAGGTACACCCCAGAAAGAGAAACATGCTTGTGGGGTTGTTCATGAGATTCTAAGCCTTACACTTGAGAAGAGAACTCTAGTGGATCATCTCACTCATTTCCGGGAGGAGTTTAGGTTCTCCCAGCAGCTGAGAGGGATGCTAATAAGGCATCCCGATATGTTTTACGTCTCGTTGAAAGGGGATAGAGATTCGGTCTTCCTCAGAGAAGCGTATCGTGACTCCCAGTTGATCGACAAAGATCGGTTATTAATCATAAAAGAGAAACTTCGATCTCTTGTTGCCGTTCCTCGATTCCAAGGCAGAGGAGCTCCTAAAAGTGACATGGATGGGGAAGATACCGATCAGCCAGATGATATGAGTGGTGAAGAATGGTCTGATGTTGATAATGTTTGGGACGACGAtgatgatgaatttgatgatGGTGATGATGGAGCTTTTGAGGATGACTGGATTGATGAAGATGATACCCCACCAAGTTTCGATGGAGATAGAGATGGAGAATCCATAAATAGTGGATCAAGGAAGCAAAAACAGGTCAATAACTTGCAGAAGGTTGGTCAGAGTCTTCTGTCTCCTGTACTACCTGATGGAAGGCCCCGAGAGAGATGGTGA
- the LOC120087267 gene encoding abscisic acid receptor PYL5-like codes for MESQYIQRHHSHNPTDNQCSSAIFKHIKAPVHLVWSLVRSFDRPQRYKPFVSRCVVRGDSLGIGSLREVDVKSGLPATTSTERLELLDDDEHILGVKIVGGDHRLRNYSSIITVHPEVIDGRPGTLVVESFIVDVPEGNTKEETCFFVHSLINCNLKSLADVSERMAVLQDAVKPIHPYRV; via the exons ATGGAGTCCCAATACATTCAGAGGCACCACAGCCACAATCCCACAGATAACCAGTGCTCCTCCGCCATTTTCAAGCACATCAAAGCTCCCGTTCACCTC GTATGGTCTTTGGTTAGGAGCTTCGATCGCCCACAGAGGTACAAGCCTTTTGTTAGTCGGTGTGTGGTGAGAGGAGATAGCCTTGGAATTGGGAGTCTTAGAGAAGTTGATGTTAAATCTGGGCTTCCTGCTACTACCAGCACTGAGAGATTGGAGCTTCTTGATGATGATGAACATATACTTGGTGTCAAGATTGTTGGTGGTGATCACAGGCTCAGG AACTACTCTTCGATCATCACTGTCCATCCCGAAGTTATCGATGGAAGACCGGGGACACTGGTGGTCGAGTCATTTATTGTGGATGTGCCTGAGGGGAACACCAAGGAGGAGACGTGTTTCTTTGTCCATTCCCTTATAAACTGCAACCTCAAATCACTGGCTGATGTCTCCGAGAGGATGGCCGTGCTGCAGGATGCAGTCAAACCGATTCATCCATACCGGGTATAG